A window of Bradyrhizobium diazoefficiens genomic DNA:
CGCAAGCAGCGCGAGGAGCGCGCCAACACCGCGCAGCGAAGAGGAAGACGAAGCAGCCATGCCGGATGAATAGCCCCCGTGGATTGAGAATGCCTAAAGCAACACCAGATGTCGGGATTGAGGCTTTGCCTTGTGCGCCCGGCTCGCTTAAGGAAGAACCGTCCCTCCTGCCAGGCCAGGCACCAATTCCAGACGGCCGGAGATGGACTTAAGTGTTTGATCTCCTTGGATCAAGCGGGCATGGCGGAATTGGTAGACGCAAGGGACTTAAAATCCCTCGGTGCGCAAGCGCTGTGCCGGTTCGACCCCGGCTGCCCGCACCACCAGAGCTGACGCTGGGCCGCACCGCCGGAATCCCCGAAGGCGTTGCCTCCAACCAAAACGCCCGCAGCCAATAACGAGTTCGGCAACGCACTTTTTGGCGAGAACTCCCGCCTGACAGCCATCTCGAAACATGGGTTGTGCGATGCAGCATCGAGGATAGATAAGGCCTCTGAATTTCAGAGGTGAGCTTCTTGTCCGACGTCAATGCCGATGATTGGGTGTCCTCGGGACACCGCCCGATGGGTTTTCCAGAATTCGTTATCGTGATCGCGTCCATCATGGCGCTGAATCCGCTTGCGATGGACATGATGCTGCCGGCGCTACCCAATATCGGGGCAGCCTTCGAGATCCCCGTCGCCAACCATCTCCAACTGGTGTTGTCGACCTTTCTGATCGGCTTCGGCGCCGGCCAGTTCGTCATGGGCCCGCTGTCGGACCGCTTCGGCCGCCGGCCGGTGCTGCTCGGCGGGATGGCGGTCTATGCGGTGGCGAGCGTGTTGGCGGTCGCAGCGCCCTCCTTCGAGACGCTGCTGCTGGCGCGCGCGCTGCAAGGGCTCGGCACCTCGGCGACGCGCGTGATCGCGACCTCGATCGTGCGCGACTGCTATGTCGGCCGCCGCATGGCGGGCGTGATGTCGCTTGCCATGATGGTGTTCATCGCAGTGCCCGTGATCGCGCCCTCGTTCGGACAGGCGGTGCTGCTGGTGACGCAATGGCGCGGCATCTTCGTCGTGCTGATGCTCTACGGACTGCTCGCGCTCGCATGGTGCGTGCTGCGGCTGCCTGAAACCCTTCCCGAGTCCGAGCGCAGATCGCTGGCGCCCGCGGACGTGCTCTCGGCGTTCCGGCAGACCGTGACCAATCGCCAGACCATCGGTTATGCGACGGCGGCGGGCAGCGTCATTGGCGCGCTGTTCGCCTATGTCTTCTGCGCCCAGCAGGTCTTCACCGGCATCTATCACCTCGGCCATTATTTCCCGCTCGCTTTCGCTGCAATTGCGGCCGGCACGGCCGTCGCGGGCTTCCTCAACGCGAGGCTGGTCGGGCGGCTCGGCATGCGCGTGATCTCGCACGGCGCGCTGACGCTCTATACGGTCGTGGCCGCTGTGATGCTGCTGACGGAAAGCCTCGGCATGTTGCCGCTCTTCTTGTTCATGGCGCTCTCCGCCCTGATGATGTTCTCGTTCGGCATGATGGTCGCGAATTTCACTGCCCTCGCCATGGAGCCGCAGGGCCACATCGCCGGCACCGCCTCCTCGCTCTACGGATCGATCACGACGCTGATCGGAATCGTGGTCGGCATGGTGATCGGACAAAGCTTCGACGGCACGTTGCTGCCGTTCTCGGCCGGCTTCTTTCTGTCGACGATCGCTGCGCTCGCGATCGTGCTGGTGGTGGAGAGGGGACGGCTGTTCAAGCCGCATCATCGCCCCACGCTCTGAGGAACTTGTCGCGCCTCTTGATGTTGTACCGCAGCAATCGAGAGGATGGCGAGATGGAACAAGAGAGCAGACCGGATCAGTCCGCGAGGGAGACCGAGCGGCCCACCCGACGGCAACCATCGTCCGACCAGCGGCTCGACAGCCGCCTGCCATTCGCAAGTGAAGGGCTCGAGCAGGTGCGCGACAGCCACTGCTAATTCTACTGAGTCAGAAAGTCGCGCGGCCGTTTTCCCGCGCGATAAACGCGGAACGCCTTTGCGCGGAGATCATGCCTAGACAACAACCTGAAGCGCGATGACGATTCATCCTGATCGCATCGCGCTTTGGACCCCATCCAGCAGGGATCGCTGATAGAAAACGGCGCCGCGGTCCGACCCGCGGCGCCGTTCGCCTTTCACACGCCGGCGTCCTGCCTACTCGGACTTATCGACGTTCCAGAAAATCGGCGTAGCCGGGCCGTCGAGCACGCCGGTGAGCGATTTCCGCCACGCGCTCGGCGCCAGATACTGGCCGAGCGGAATGTAGATCACCTGTTCGTAGGCTTCCTTCTGGATATCGGCCGCGATCTTCTTCTGCTCGTCGAGCGACCCTGCGCGAACGAAGCTGTCCTTGAGCTTCTCGATCTTGGGATCTTCCGCCCAGCCGAACCAGCCACCGTTCTTACCGCGTCCACCGATCGAAACGTTGGCGATCGGATTCATCACGTCGGCAGCGACCCAGTTGGTGAAGAACATGTTCCAACCGCCCTCCTTCACCGGCTTCTGACCGGCACGCCGGCTCACCACGGTCTGCCAGTCCGTCGCCTGAAGATCGACCTTGAAGCCAGCCTCCCGGAGCAATTGCGCGGCGACGACAGGCTGCGCCTTCAACGTCGTGACATCGCCGGGCGCCATGATCGCGATCGGCGTCCCGTCATAGCCGGACTCGGCGAGCAGCTTCTTGGCCTCCGCCATGGCGCCGCCCTTCACCAGAGTCTCGCCACCTGCCTTGCTCGCAAACGGCGTATCGCAAACGAAATAGGCGCCACAGAGCTTGTAGTATTTGGAATTCCCGACGAGCGCATCGAGCACGTCCTTCTGGTTCATTGCCAGCAGCGCCGCGCGGCGAACCTTCGGATTGTCAAAAGGCGGCAGCAGGAAGTTCATGCGGCCGAGCGTCTGGAAGCCGAACTTGTTCAGAACCTCGACCTTGAGGTCGCTGTTCCCCTCCAGCACCGGCAGCAGATCCCACGGCGGATTTTCCATGAAGTCGATGTCGCCCGACTGCAGCGCGTTGACCGCCGTCTGCGCGTCCGGCATGGTAATCCATTCGACGCGGTCGACCTTGACGACCTTGCCGCCGGCGGTCCAGCTCGCCGGCTCCTTGCGAGGCACATAGTCGGTGTTCTTGACATAGACCGCCTTCACGCCGGGCTGGAATTCGCCCGGCACGAACTTGAAGGGGCCCGAGCCGATCTGCTCGGCAATCTGCTTGCCCGCCGGCGTTTCGGCGAGCCGCTTCGGCATCATGAACGGCACCAGCGACGACGGTTTGGCGATCGATTCGAGCACCAGGCCGTAGGGCTCTTTCAGCTTCAGCGCGATGGTCTTGGCATCTGGCGCCTCGATGCTGGCGGTGAAGTCCATGAGCTTCTGGCCCATGCCGTCGTTCTTGCCCCAGCGCTTCAGCGAGGCGACGCAGTCCTCAGCGGTCACCGGCGCGCCGTCGTGCCACTTCAGTCCGTCGCGCAGCGTGAAGGTGTAGGTCAGCTTGTCGTCGGACACCTTCCAATCCGCCATCTGCGGCTGAACCTTGAAACCGGAGTCGGTCGCCAGCAGCGTGTCGTAGACCATGTAACCGTGATCGCGCGTGATGTAGGCGGTGGTGAAGCCCGGATCGATGATGCGCAGATCGGAGTGCATCACCGCCGTGATGGTCTTGCCGGTTGCGGCCGACGCCTTCGGCGGCAACACGGACGCAAATGCAAGCGCCGTCGGCGCGACACCCGCAATCTTGAGAAGCTTGCGGCGCGAAATCTTGGACATAAAAGTTCTCCTGACGTGAAACTGTTCAAAGGCAGATTATTGGTTGAGCATGCGGCTCGTTCCTTGGGCGAACTAACCTCATGCAATGCCTTTATCTTTCGAGACTTGCAGACAGTACCGAGCGCGTCAATCCGGTTTCGCTGCAAGGCCAAGCGGCGCAGGCATGGGCTCCACAAGGATCGGTTTGGCTCTACAACACTCTCCGCTCGTGCTGCTCCGCGTCAATGCAATGTGCGTTCCATCTTTCGAAGCTTGAGAGACATTGAGATGAATCCAGCCAATCTTCCTTTCGATTCCGAGGCAATGCTCCAGGGTCTGCGTGGCTGGGTCGAATGCGAAAGCCCGACCTGGGATGCCGGTGCCGTGAACCGCATGCTCGACATCGCAGCGCGGGATATGGCGATCATGGGTGCGACGATCGAGCGCATCGCCGGCCGCCATGGCTTCGGTGGCGTGATCCGTGCGCGCTTCCCGCATCCGAAGCAGGGCGAGCCCGGCATCCTGATCGCCGGGCACATGGATACCGTCCATCCGGTCGGCACCATCGAGAAGTTGAAATGGCGGCGCGAGGGCAACAAGTGCTACGGCCCCGGCATCTACGACATGAAGGGCGGCAACTACCTCTCGCTGGAGGCGATCCGGCAGCTGGCACGCGCATCCTTCACCACGCCGCTGCCGATCACCGTGCTATTCACGCCGGACGAGGAAGTCGGCACGCCCTCGACGCGCGACATCATCGAGGCGGAGGCCGCGCGCAACAAATATGTGCTGGTGCCCGAGCCCGGCCGTGCCGACAACGGCGTCACCACCGGACGTTACGCCATTGCGCGCTTCAATCTCGAGGCGACGGGCCGGCCAAGCCACGCCGGCGCGACGCTGTCGGCGGGACGCTCTGCGATCCGCGAGATGGCGCGGCAGATTCTCGCGATCGATGCGATGACGACGGAGGACTGCACCTTCTCGGTCGGCGTCGTCCATGGCGGACAATGGGTCAATTGCGTTGCCACGACTGCGACAGGCGAAGCGCTGTCCATGGCCAAACGCCAGGCCGATCTCGATCGCGGCGTCGAGCGGATGCTGGCGCTGTCAGGCACGACCAACGACGTCGCCTTCAAGGTGACGCGCGGCGTGACGCGTCCGGTGTGGGAGCCGGACGCCGGCACCATGGCGCTGTACGAAAAGGCGCGCGGCATCGCCAAATCGCTCGGCGCCGAACTGCCGCATGCGAGTTCCGGCGGCGGCTCCGACGGCAACTTTACCGGCGCGCTCGGCATCCCGACTCTCGACGGTCTGGGCGTGCGTGGCGGCAATGGCCACACGCTCGAAGAGTATATCGAAGTCGAGAGCCTGGCCGAACGCGGCCGTCTGATGGCGGGACTGCTGGCGACGCTGGAGTGACGCCAGGGACAGAGCCGTCATGGCCGGACTTGACGACCATCCGAGGTTCCAGCCCGGATGGCACGGGAATTGCTGAAATGTTAGGCTGGTGGCACAACAGGCCGTGATCGCTGCCGCCGATTTGACTCTAATCTGACGGATTCAACTTGCTCGGATATCTCATTCGCCGAATCTTCGCCGCCGTGCCCGTGATGGGCGTCGTCGCGCTATTCGTCTTCCTCCTGCTCCGCCTCACCCCCGGCGACCCAGCCGCGATTCTCGCCGGCGACAACGCGACGCCCGAGCGGCTGGAGCGCATCCGTACCTCGCTCGGCCTCAACGAGCCGCTGATCGTGCAGTTCATCACCTGGGTAAACAAGCTGCTGCACGGCGATCTCGGCACCTCGCTGATCTCCAATCTTCCGGTGATGAAAATGATCGGCCAACGCGTCGAGCCGTCGATCTCGATCGCGCTGTCGACCATCATTCTTGCCGTCGTCGTCGCCGTTCCCCTGGGCGTGATCGCGGCGTGGAAGCACGGCACCTGGATCGACCGCTTCGTGATGGGGCTGTCGGTGCTCGGCTTTTCGGTGCCGGTGTTCGTGGTCGGCTACATGCTGATCCAGATCTTCGCGATCGACCTGCGCTGGGTTCCGGTGCAGGGCTTCAAGAGCATCAGCGCCGGATTCGGGCCGTTCTTCGAGCGCATCATCCTGCCGACCTGCGCGCTCTCCTTCATCTACATCGCGCTGATCGCCCGCATGACGCGCGCGGCAATGCTCGACGTGCTCGGCGAGGACTATGTGCGTACCGCACGCGCCAAGGGCATCAACGAGATCGCGGTGATGATGCGCCACGCGTTGCGCAACGCAGCCGTGCCCGTGATCACCGTGATCGGCACCGGCTTTGCGCTCTTGATTTCGGGCGTCGTCGTCACCGAGAGCGTGTTCAACATCCCCGGCATCGGCCGCCTCACCGTGGATGCGGTGCTGGCGCGCGACTATCCGGTGATCCAGGCGATGATCCTGCTGACGTCGCTGATCTACGTGGTCGTCAATCTCCTCATCGACGTCGCCTACACCCTGCTCGATCCACGGATCCGGTACTGAGGCAAGGATAAGGACAAAAATGTCGGTCGATACCCTTCCCCAGTCGTCCATTCCGATCACGTCGCCGCTGCGCCCGCGCTTCGGCTTTCTCACCTCGACGCCCATCATCGCGGCTGCGACAGTCCTGCTCGCGTTGATTCTCCTGGTCTCGATCCTGGCTCCGCTGATTGCGCCGCATGATCCGATCCAGCTCGCGCCGTCGCAACGGCTCAAGCCCTCGTCCGCGCAATTCCTGCTCGGCACCGACGCCTATGGCCGTGACCTGTTGTCGCGCGTCATCTATGGCGGCCGCATCTCGCTCCTGATCGGGATCGGCTCGGCGATCCTGTCGATCGTCATCGGGCTCGCGATCGGCCTCGTTTCCGGCTTCTTCAAGCTGGTCGATTCCGTGCTGATGCGAATCATGGACGGCTTGATGGCGATGCCGAGCATCCTGCTCGCGATCGCCGTGGTGTCGCTGTCCGGCGCCAGCATCTGGACCGTGCTGACCGCGATCACCATTCCGGAAATCCCGCGCGTGGCGCGCCTGGTGCGCTCAGTCGTGCTGTCGGCGCGCGAGGAGCCCTACGTCGAGGCGGCGATCTCGGTCGGCTCCCCGCTGCCGAAGATCATGTGGCGGCACCTGATGCCGAACACGATCGCGCCGCTGATCGTCCAGGGCACCTATGTCTGCGCCAGCGCGATCCTGACCGAGGCGATCCTCTCCTTCCTCGGCGCCGGCATCTCGCCGGAGACGCCGACCTGGGGCAACATCATGGCGGAGGGCCGCCAGTACTTCCAGATCAAACCGTCGCTGATCTTCTGGCCCGGCCTCCTGCTCTCGATCGCCATCCTCAGCATCAACCTGATCGGCGACGCCGCCCGCGATGCACTCGATCCGCGCATGAAGCAGCGGGAAGGCAAGTGATGACCAACACCGTCCTCGACATCAACAACCTCGTCGTGTCCATCGGCAAGAAGCCGAAGGGCACGAACATCATCGACGACATCTCGATCCAGGTGCGCGAGCGCGAGACGCTGTGCCTCGTCGGCGAAAGCGGCTCGGGCAAGTCGGTGACTTCGCTCACCACGATGGGCCTGCTGCCGAAAGGAACGCTGGTTCCCACCGGCGGCAGCATCAAGCTGGTCGGCGAAGAGCTGCTCACCGCGACCGATCGCCGCCTGCGGCAGCTTCGCGCCACGCGGATGGCGATGATCTTCCAGGAGCCCATGACCGCGCTCAATCCGGTCGTGCCGGTCGGCCGCCAGATCGACGAGGTGCTGCGCGCTCACACCGATCTCGACGCCAGGGCACGGAGAAAGCGCATCCTCGACATGATGGAGCAGGTCCACCTGCCCCAGGTCGAGCGCATCTTCGCCTCCTACCCGCATCGCCTCTCCGGCGGCCAGCGCCAGCGCATCATGATCGCGATGGCGCTGGTGCTGGAGCCGAAGCTCCTCATTGCCGACGAACCGACCACCGCGCTCGACGTCACCACGCAGAAGCAGATTTTGTCCCTGATCCGCGAGCTGCAGCGCGATCACGGCACGGCCGTGCTGTTCATCACCCACGACATGGGTGTGGTCGCCGAGATCGCCGACCGCGTCGCGGTGATGCGGCAGGGCCGCCTGGTCGAGACCGGCACGCTCGAAACCGTGCTGCGCAACCCGACCATGGAATATACCCGCAACCTCCTCGCCTCCGTGCCGAGCCTGGTGCCCCGCCCGCCACGCGAGGAGAGCCGCGAGCCGGTGGTGCTGGAGGCCAACGACCTCACCAAGGTCTATAAGGAGCGCGCCTTCTTCGGCAAAGGTCGCGAGGTCGTCGCCGCCGACAAGGTGACGCTGACGCTGCGCAAGGGCCGCACGCTCGGCATCGTCGGCGAAAGCGGCTCGGGCAAGTCGACGGTGGCACGCTGCATCGTCCGCCTGATCGACCCGACCTCCGGCGGCGTGCGCCTCGCCGGACGCGAGATCGCCGACATATCGCGGCGCCTGCTCCAGCCGCACCGGCAGAAGATCCAGATCGTGTTCCAGGATCCCTACCGCTCGCTCAACCCGCGCGTCACCATCGGCGAGAGCATCGCCGAAGGCCCGATCAATTACGGCGTTCCGCATGCCGATGCGATGAAGCGGGCGCGGGAGCTGCTCGAGCTCGTCGGCCTGCCCGCCGACGCGGTGTCGCGCTATCCGCACCAGTTCTCCGGCGGCCAGCGCCAGCGCATCGCCATCGCCCGCGCGCTCGCACTCGATCCCGACGTGCTGGTCGCGGACGAAGCGGTCTCCGCGCTCGACGTCTCGGTGCAGGCACAGGTGCTGGAACTGCTCGACGAGATCCAGACGCGCCTCGGCATCGCCATCTTGTTCATCACCCACGACCTGCGCGTCGCCGCGCAGATCTGCGACGAGGTCGTGGTGATGCAGCGCGGCCGCGTCGTCGAACAGGGCCCCGCCGCCGAAGTGCTGACACATCCGAAGGAGGCCTACACCAGGGCGCTGCTGGATGCCGCGCCCGGCCGAGGCTGGGATTTCGCCAACTTCCGGCCGGTGCCGGAAGGCGTGGCGGCGACGGGCTAACTCACTCTGTCGTCATTCCGGGGCATCGCGAAGCGATGAGCCCGGAATCCATCAGGCCTCACACGCTGCAGCAAAATGGATTCCGGGCTCGCGCCCAAGAGGGCGCGCCCCGGAATGACGGCGGAGTGTGGAGCGCCTCCGCAGTATTCCCAAAACAGCTTGAGGCCATGCGCGGCGCGATTGCCTGCCTTGCTTGCGCTTGCCGCAAATGCGGATAACGTCGCGCATCATTTTCGTGGGGCTGAACTGAATGACACGTATCGCCGTCGGCGGCTTCCTGCACGAGACCAACACCTTCGCTCCGACGAAGGCGACATTTGCGGACTTTCAGCATGGCGGCGGCTGGCCGGCGATGACGGAAGGCACCGATGTGTTGAAGGTGATGCGGCGCATCAATGTCGGTCTCGCCGGCTTCGTCGACGCCGCTGAAGCGAACGGCTGGGAACTCATTCCGACGATCGCCTGCGCGGCGAGCCCCTCGGCACATGTCACCCAGGATGCCTTCGAGCGCATCGTGAAGGTGATGGTCGATGGCATCAAAGCCGCCGGGCCGATCGATGCGGTCTATCTCGACCTGCACGGCGCCATGGT
This region includes:
- a CDS encoding multidrug effflux MFS transporter, giving the protein MSDVNADDWVSSGHRPMGFPEFVIVIASIMALNPLAMDMMLPALPNIGAAFEIPVANHLQLVLSTFLIGFGAGQFVMGPLSDRFGRRPVLLGGMAVYAVASVLAVAAPSFETLLLARALQGLGTSATRVIATSIVRDCYVGRRMAGVMSLAMMVFIAVPVIAPSFGQAVLLVTQWRGIFVVLMLYGLLALAWCVLRLPETLPESERRSLAPADVLSAFRQTVTNRQTIGYATAAGSVIGALFAYVFCAQQVFTGIYHLGHYFPLAFAAIAAGTAVAGFLNARLVGRLGMRVISHGALTLYTVVAAVMLLTESLGMLPLFLFMALSALMMFSFGMMVANFTALAMEPQGHIAGTASSLYGSITTLIGIVVGMVIGQSFDGTLLPFSAGFFLSTIAALAIVLVVERGRLFKPHHRPTL
- a CDS encoding ABC transporter substrate-binding protein, which gives rise to MSKISRRKLLKIAGVAPTALAFASVLPPKASAATGKTITAVMHSDLRIIDPGFTTAYITRDHGYMVYDTLLATDSGFKVQPQMADWKVSDDKLTYTFTLRDGLKWHDGAPVTAEDCVASLKRWGKNDGMGQKLMDFTASIEAPDAKTIALKLKEPYGLVLESIAKPSSLVPFMMPKRLAETPAGKQIAEQIGSGPFKFVPGEFQPGVKAVYVKNTDYVPRKEPASWTAGGKVVKVDRVEWITMPDAQTAVNALQSGDIDFMENPPWDLLPVLEGNSDLKVEVLNKFGFQTLGRMNFLLPPFDNPKVRRAALLAMNQKDVLDALVGNSKYYKLCGAYFVCDTPFASKAGGETLVKGGAMAEAKKLLAESGYDGTPIAIMAPGDVTTLKAQPVVAAQLLREAGFKVDLQATDWQTVVSRRAGQKPVKEGGWNMFFTNWVAADVMNPIANVSIGGRGKNGGWFGWAEDPKIEKLKDSFVRAGSLDEQKKIAADIQKEAYEQVIYIPLGQYLAPSAWRKSLTGVLDGPATPIFWNVDKSE
- a CDS encoding M20/M25/M40 family metallo-hydrolase, with the protein product MNPANLPFDSEAMLQGLRGWVECESPTWDAGAVNRMLDIAARDMAIMGATIERIAGRHGFGGVIRARFPHPKQGEPGILIAGHMDTVHPVGTIEKLKWRREGNKCYGPGIYDMKGGNYLSLEAIRQLARASFTTPLPITVLFTPDEEVGTPSTRDIIEAEAARNKYVLVPEPGRADNGVTTGRYAIARFNLEATGRPSHAGATLSAGRSAIREMARQILAIDAMTTEDCTFSVGVVHGGQWVNCVATTATGEALSMAKRQADLDRGVERMLALSGTTNDVAFKVTRGVTRPVWEPDAGTMALYEKARGIAKSLGAELPHASSGGGSDGNFTGALGIPTLDGLGVRGGNGHTLEEYIEVESLAERGRLMAGLLATLE
- a CDS encoding ABC transporter permease — protein: MLGYLIRRIFAAVPVMGVVALFVFLLLRLTPGDPAAILAGDNATPERLERIRTSLGLNEPLIVQFITWVNKLLHGDLGTSLISNLPVMKMIGQRVEPSISIALSTIILAVVVAVPLGVIAAWKHGTWIDRFVMGLSVLGFSVPVFVVGYMLIQIFAIDLRWVPVQGFKSISAGFGPFFERIILPTCALSFIYIALIARMTRAAMLDVLGEDYVRTARAKGINEIAVMMRHALRNAAVPVITVIGTGFALLISGVVVTESVFNIPGIGRLTVDAVLARDYPVIQAMILLTSLIYVVVNLLIDVAYTLLDPRIRY
- a CDS encoding ABC transporter permease, with the translated sequence MSVDTLPQSSIPITSPLRPRFGFLTSTPIIAAATVLLALILLVSILAPLIAPHDPIQLAPSQRLKPSSAQFLLGTDAYGRDLLSRVIYGGRISLLIGIGSAILSIVIGLAIGLVSGFFKLVDSVLMRIMDGLMAMPSILLAIAVVSLSGASIWTVLTAITIPEIPRVARLVRSVVLSAREEPYVEAAISVGSPLPKIMWRHLMPNTIAPLIVQGTYVCASAILTEAILSFLGAGISPETPTWGNIMAEGRQYFQIKPSLIFWPGLLLSIAILSINLIGDAARDALDPRMKQREGK
- a CDS encoding ABC transporter ATP-binding protein; protein product: MTNTVLDINNLVVSIGKKPKGTNIIDDISIQVRERETLCLVGESGSGKSVTSLTTMGLLPKGTLVPTGGSIKLVGEELLTATDRRLRQLRATRMAMIFQEPMTALNPVVPVGRQIDEVLRAHTDLDARARRKRILDMMEQVHLPQVERIFASYPHRLSGGQRQRIMIAMALVLEPKLLIADEPTTALDVTTQKQILSLIRELQRDHGTAVLFITHDMGVVAEIADRVAVMRQGRLVETGTLETVLRNPTMEYTRNLLASVPSLVPRPPREESREPVVLEANDLTKVYKERAFFGKGREVVAADKVTLTLRKGRTLGIVGESGSGKSTVARCIVRLIDPTSGGVRLAGREIADISRRLLQPHRQKIQIVFQDPYRSLNPRVTIGESIAEGPINYGVPHADAMKRARELLELVGLPADAVSRYPHQFSGGQRQRIAIARALALDPDVLVADEAVSALDVSVQAQVLELLDEIQTRLGIAILFITHDLRVAAQICDEVVVMQRGRVVEQGPAAEVLTHPKEAYTRALLDAAPGRGWDFANFRPVPEGVAATG